A stretch of Paenibacillus mucilaginosus 3016 DNA encodes these proteins:
- the greA gene encoding transcription elongation factor GreA → MANEEVILTREGFAKLEQELEELKTVKRKELATRLKTAISYGDLKENSEYHSAKDDQAFLETRILTLEQMLKKARIADNIDTSKVNVGSVVVLYDVEFAEKIEYRIVGPSEADVLENRISYESPLGMSLMNKAVGDKISVNAPMGVITYELLEIRAN, encoded by the coding sequence ATGGCTAATGAAGAAGTAATCCTTACCCGCGAGGGGTTTGCCAAACTGGAGCAGGAGCTCGAAGAGCTCAAGACCGTCAAGCGCAAGGAGCTTGCCACCCGTCTGAAGACAGCGATCAGCTACGGCGACCTCAAGGAGAACAGCGAATACCACTCCGCCAAGGACGATCAGGCGTTCCTCGAGACCCGCATCCTCACCCTGGAGCAAATGCTGAAGAAAGCCCGGATCGCTGACAACATCGATACGTCGAAGGTCAACGTGGGTTCCGTCGTGGTGCTCTACGACGTTGAGTTCGCCGAGAAGATCGAGTACCGCATCGTCGGCCCTTCCGAAGCGGACGTGCTCGAGAACCGGATCTCTTATGAGAGCCCGCTCGGGATGTCGCTGATGAACAAGGCCGTCGGGGACAAAATCAGTGTCAATGCCCCTATGGGCGTGATTACGTACGAGCTGCTCGAGATCCGGGCGAACTAA
- a CDS encoding SDR family NAD(P)-dependent oxidoreductase, whose amino-acid sequence MELGLRGKAALITGGSKGIGFETAVQLTQEGAQVAICGRNEEALKAAAARILERTGAEVFYLAADVTKEEDCRRFVEAAAERFGRLDIVVNNAGTSAAKPFEQVDAAAWQQDLDLKLFGAIHISKHAIAHLRRAGGGAIVNVTASMAKTPLASSLPTTVSRAAGMALTKAMSKDLGPDNIRVNTVCIGLIRSDQIEKGWQASAPEKSWEEYARDPKHGVPLGRIGDTEEAAKVITFLVSDAASYVSGTSVNIDGGKAGAL is encoded by the coding sequence ATGGAATTGGGCTTGAGAGGAAAAGCGGCCTTGATTACGGGCGGCAGCAAGGGCATCGGCTTCGAAACGGCAGTGCAGTTGACGCAGGAAGGCGCACAGGTGGCGATCTGCGGACGGAATGAGGAGGCGCTGAAGGCTGCGGCGGCCCGCATTCTCGAGCGGACCGGGGCCGAGGTGTTCTATCTGGCGGCCGATGTGACGAAGGAAGAGGACTGCCGCCGGTTCGTCGAGGCGGCCGCGGAGCGCTTCGGCCGTCTCGATATTGTGGTGAACAACGCGGGCACGTCCGCGGCGAAGCCGTTCGAGCAGGTGGACGCCGCGGCCTGGCAGCAGGATCTCGATCTGAAGCTGTTCGGGGCGATCCATATCTCGAAGCATGCGATTGCGCACCTGCGCAGGGCAGGGGGCGGGGCGATCGTCAATGTAACGGCTTCCATGGCCAAAACGCCGCTGGCATCGTCCCTGCCGACCACCGTGAGCCGGGCCGCCGGGATGGCGCTGACGAAGGCGATGAGCAAGGACCTGGGGCCGGACAACATCCGCGTCAACACGGTCTGCATCGGTCTGATCCGCAGCGACCAGATCGAGAAGGGCTGGCAGGCGTCGGCTCCGGAGAAGAGCTGGGAGGAGTACGCCCGTGATCCGAAGCATGGCGTCCCGCTCGGACGGATCGGAGATACGGAGGAAGCGGCGAAGGTGATCACTTTCCTTGTATCCGATGCGGCTTCGTATGTCTCCGGGACTTCCGTGAACATCGACGGAGGGAAGGCCGGCGCGCTGTAA
- a CDS encoding pyrimidine-nucleoside phosphorylase, with translation MRMVDLIQKKRDGKELSSEEIGFIIEGYTKGEIPDYQVSALAMAIFFRDMTDRERADLTMAMVHSGETIDLSEIEGVKVDKHSTGGVGDTTTLVLAPLVAALGIPVAKMSGRGLGHTGGTIDKLEAISGFHVEISKEEFVKLVNEHKIAVIGQSGNLTPADKKLYALRDVTATVNSIPLIASSIMSKKIAAGADAIVLDVKTGAGAFMKSVDDAKELAQAMVRIGNNVGRKTMAVISDMSQPLGLAIGNSLEVKEAIDTLKGQGPKDLEELCFALGRQMVFLAGKAASLEEAEEKLKEVIANGKALEKFREFIANQGGDPSVVDHPEKLPQAAFLIEVPAKTDGVVAEIVADEIGTAAMLLGAGRATKESEIDLAVGLMLNKKVGDAVKAGESLVTIHANRENVQEVVDMIYANIRIADQAEAPVLIYGTVTE, from the coding sequence ATGAGAATGGTGGATCTGATTCAGAAGAAGCGGGATGGGAAAGAACTGAGCAGCGAAGAGATCGGTTTTATCATAGAGGGCTATACGAAGGGCGAGATCCCGGACTATCAGGTCAGTGCGCTGGCCATGGCAATCTTCTTCCGTGATATGACGGACCGGGAGAGAGCGGACCTGACGATGGCGATGGTTCACTCCGGCGAGACCATTGATCTCTCGGAGATCGAAGGCGTGAAGGTCGACAAGCACTCCACCGGCGGCGTTGGCGATACGACGACGCTCGTGCTTGCTCCGCTGGTGGCGGCGCTGGGCATCCCGGTGGCGAAGATGTCCGGCCGCGGCCTCGGACACACAGGCGGTACGATCGACAAGCTGGAGGCGATCTCCGGCTTCCACGTCGAGATCTCCAAGGAAGAGTTCGTGAAGCTTGTCAACGAGCACAAAATCGCAGTCATCGGCCAGTCGGGCAACCTGACGCCGGCGGACAAGAAGCTGTACGCCCTGCGGGATGTGACGGCTACCGTCAATTCGATTCCGCTGATCGCAAGCTCCATCATGAGCAAGAAGATCGCGGCGGGGGCCGACGCCATCGTGCTCGACGTCAAGACCGGCGCGGGCGCCTTCATGAAGAGCGTCGATGACGCCAAGGAGCTCGCGCAGGCGATGGTCCGCATCGGCAACAACGTCGGCCGCAAGACGATGGCGGTTATCTCCGACATGAGCCAGCCGCTGGGTCTTGCGATCGGCAACTCGCTCGAGGTCAAGGAAGCGATCGATACGCTGAAAGGCCAGGGGCCGAAGGATCTCGAGGAGCTTTGCTTCGCGCTGGGCCGGCAGATGGTCTTCCTGGCGGGCAAAGCCGCCTCGCTGGAGGAAGCGGAGGAGAAGCTCAAGGAAGTGATCGCCAACGGCAAAGCCCTCGAGAAGTTCCGCGAGTTCATCGCGAACCAGGGCGGCGACCCGTCGGTCGTCGACCATCCGGAGAAGCTGCCGCAGGCGGCGTTCCTGATCGAGGTGCCGGCGAAGACGGACGGTGTCGTGGCCGAGATCGTGGCCGACGAGATCGGCACGGCGGCGATGCTCCTGGGTGCCGGCCGGGCGACCAAGGAATCCGAGATCGACCTAGCGGTCGGCCTGATGCTGAACAAGAAGGTCGGCGATGCCGTCAAGGCCGGCGAATCGCTGGTCACGATCCACGCGAACCGCGAGAACGTCCAGGAAGTCGTGGACATGATCTACGCGAACATCCGGATCGCGGACCAGGCGGAAGCGCCTGTGCTGATCTACGGCACGGTAACGGAGTAA
- the deoB gene encoding phosphopentomutase translates to MSSTFQRIHVVVLDSVGIGEAPDAAAFDDVGADTLGAIARTRGGLNMPNMAALGLSNIRTIEGVPAASRPKAFYGLMQEASSGKDTMTGHWEMMGLHIATPFRVFEHGFPDELISRIEEHTGRKVIGNKPASGTEIIDELGAEHMETGALIVYTSADSVLQIAAHEEIVPLDELYAICKFCREITLDDPYMLGRIIARPFIGQPGKFSRTANRHDYALKPFGRTTMNELQDSGFDVIAIGKISDIFDGEGVTKAVRTVSNMDGMDKLVQVLGEPFKGLSFLNLVDFDALFGHRRDPQGYGQALEEFDARLPEVYAKLTDEDLLIITADHGNDPTFKGTDHTREYVPLLVYSPRFKDGGRELPLRSTFADVGATVADNFGVKLPDHGVSFLGELKG, encoded by the coding sequence ATGAGCTCAACTTTCCAAAGAATTCACGTGGTGGTTCTGGACTCCGTGGGCATCGGTGAGGCGCCGGATGCGGCGGCATTCGATGACGTGGGAGCCGATACGCTGGGCGCCATCGCCCGTACCCGCGGCGGATTGAACATGCCGAACATGGCCGCTCTCGGCCTCTCGAACATCCGGACCATCGAGGGCGTGCCGGCCGCTTCCCGGCCGAAGGCGTTCTACGGTCTGATGCAGGAAGCGTCGAGCGGCAAGGATACGATGACCGGCCACTGGGAGATGATGGGCCTGCACATCGCCACGCCGTTCCGCGTGTTCGAGCACGGATTCCCGGACGAGCTCATCTCGCGCATTGAGGAACACACCGGGCGCAAGGTGATCGGCAACAAGCCGGCCAGCGGCACCGAGATCATCGACGAGCTGGGTGCGGAGCACATGGAGACCGGGGCGCTGATTGTCTACACCTCGGCGGACTCCGTGCTGCAGATCGCAGCGCACGAGGAGATCGTGCCGCTCGACGAGCTGTACGCGATCTGCAAGTTCTGCCGCGAGATCACGCTCGACGATCCGTACATGCTCGGCCGCATTATCGCCCGGCCGTTCATCGGACAGCCGGGCAAGTTCTCCCGTACGGCGAACCGCCACGATTACGCGCTGAAGCCGTTCGGACGCACGACGATGAACGAGCTGCAGGACAGCGGATTCGACGTGATCGCCATCGGCAAGATCTCCGATATTTTCGACGGGGAAGGGGTTACGAAGGCGGTGCGTACCGTGTCCAACATGGACGGGATGGACAAGCTCGTGCAGGTGCTCGGTGAACCGTTCAAGGGGCTCAGCTTCCTGAACCTCGTCGACTTCGACGCGCTGTTCGGCCACCGCCGCGACCCGCAGGGCTACGGCCAGGCGCTCGAGGAATTCGACGCCCGCCTGCCGGAGGTGTATGCCAAGCTGACGGACGAGGACCTGCTCATCATCACGGCGGACCATGGCAACGACCCGACGTTCAAGGGAACGGACCATACCCGGGAATACGTGCCGCTGCTCGTCTACTCGCCGCGCTTCAAGGATGGCGGCCGCGAGCTTCCGCTGCGAAGCACGTTCGCGGATGTGGGCGCCACGGTGGCCGACAACTTCGGCGTGAAGCTGCCGGATCACGGTGTCAGCTTCCTGGGCGAGCTCAAGGGCTGA
- a CDS encoding NupC/NupG family nucleoside CNT transporter yields the protein MKYLIALLGLLVVFAMTYAASNNRSGIRYRPLIVMVVLQAVLAFVLLNTGAGEFLVGGFAGVFEHLLSYAAEGINFVFGGIANEGQGPFFLNVLLPIVFISALIGILQYVKVLPFIIKYIGLALSKINGMGQLESYNAVASAILGQSEVFISVKKQMGLLPKHRLYTLCASAMSTVSMSIVGAYMQMIEPKYVVTALVLNLFGGFIIASILNPYTVTAAEDLLEVQEEEKQSFFEMLGEYILDGFKVAIVVGAMLIGFVALIALVNGIFQGIFGITFQHMLGYLFAPFAFVMGVPWAEAVAAGSIMATKMVSNEFVAMLDLGKTEGLSARTTGIVSVFLVSFANFSSIGIIAGAVKGLHEKQGNVVARFGLRLLYGATMVSVLSAVIAGLYL from the coding sequence ATGAAATATCTTATCGCCCTTTTGGGCCTTCTCGTCGTCTTCGCCATGACCTATGCAGCCTCCAACAACCGCAGCGGCATCCGCTACCGTCCGCTGATCGTCATGGTGGTGCTGCAGGCGGTGCTGGCTTTTGTCCTGCTCAACACGGGGGCGGGTGAATTCCTGGTCGGCGGCTTCGCCGGGGTCTTCGAGCATCTGCTGTCCTACGCGGCGGAGGGGATCAACTTTGTCTTCGGCGGCATAGCCAATGAAGGTCAGGGACCGTTCTTCCTGAACGTGCTGCTGCCGATCGTGTTCATCTCCGCCCTCATCGGGATTCTGCAGTACGTCAAGGTGCTGCCGTTCATCATCAAGTACATCGGCCTCGCGCTGAGCAAGATCAACGGGATGGGCCAGCTGGAATCGTACAATGCCGTGGCTTCCGCGATTCTCGGGCAATCCGAAGTGTTCATCTCCGTCAAAAAGCAGATGGGCCTTCTGCCGAAGCATCGGCTGTACACCCTCTGCGCTTCCGCGATGTCTACCGTCTCGATGTCGATCGTCGGCGCCTACATGCAGATGATCGAGCCGAAGTACGTCGTCACGGCCTTGGTGCTCAACCTGTTCGGGGGCTTCATCATCGCTTCGATCCTCAACCCGTACACCGTTACGGCAGCGGAAGATCTGCTCGAGGTGCAGGAGGAAGAGAAGCAGTCGTTCTTCGAAATGCTGGGTGAATACATCCTCGACGGCTTCAAGGTCGCGATCGTGGTCGGTGCGATGCTGATCGGATTCGTGGCGCTGATTGCGCTCGTCAACGGCATTTTCCAGGGCATCTTCGGGATCACGTTCCAGCATATGCTCGGGTATCTCTTCGCTCCGTTCGCCTTCGTGATGGGCGTCCCGTGGGCGGAAGCCGTCGCAGCGGGCAGCATCATGGCCACCAAGATGGTGTCCAACGAGTTCGTGGCCATGCTCGATCTCGGCAAGACAGAAGGGCTGTCCGCACGCACCACCGGCATCGTGTCCGTCTTCCTCGTTTCCTTCGCGAACTTCTCATCCATCGGGATTATCGCAGGCGCGGTCAAAGGGCTGCATGAGAAGCAGGGGAACGTGGTTGCCCGCTTCGGCCTGAGACTGCTCTACGGAGCAACGATGGTCAGCGTATTGTCAGCGGTCATCGCGGGGTTGTATCTTTAA
- a CDS encoding cytidine deaminase — MKEQLIQEALEARKAAYVPYSGFKVGAALLAGGKIYRGCNVENASYGLTNCAERTAVFKMVSEGHQRIEAIAVTADTDGPVSPCGACRQVLAEFCEAGTKIYLTNLHGNTEEWTMEKLLPGAFRGTDMTRQG, encoded by the coding sequence GTGAAAGAACAGCTGATTCAAGAAGCATTGGAAGCACGGAAGGCGGCCTATGTGCCGTACTCGGGCTTCAAAGTGGGTGCGGCCCTGCTGGCCGGGGGCAAGATATACCGGGGCTGCAACGTGGAGAACGCCTCCTATGGACTGACCAACTGCGCGGAGCGCACGGCGGTCTTCAAGATGGTCTCCGAAGGGCATCAGCGCATCGAAGCGATCGCCGTAACAGCCGATACGGACGGCCCCGTATCCCCATGCGGCGCCTGCCGCCAGGTACTCGCCGAGTTCTGCGAAGCAGGCACGAAGATTTACCTGACGAATCTGCACGGAAACACCGAGGAGTGGACGATGGAGAAGCTGCTGCCGGGTGCCTTCCGGGGCACGGATATGACCCGCCAGGGCTGA
- the deoC gene encoding deoxyribose-phosphate aldolase, with translation MNLAGMIDHTLLKADATQAEITKLTEEAKKYTFASVCVNPTWVAYAAEQLAGTKVKVCTVIGFPLGASTPAVKAFEAADAIANGATEVDMVINIGALKDGNNELVERDIRGVVEAAKGKALVKVIIETSLLTDEEMVRACELSVKAGADFVKTSTGFSTGGATPEDVALMRRTVGEGTGVKASGGVRSREDMLKMVEAGATRIGASSGVKIMEGGQSASSY, from the coding sequence ATGAATTTGGCAGGCATGATCGACCACACATTGTTGAAAGCGGATGCGACGCAGGCGGAAATCACGAAGCTGACGGAGGAAGCGAAGAAATATACGTTCGCCTCCGTATGCGTGAACCCGACTTGGGTGGCCTATGCGGCAGAGCAGCTGGCAGGCACCAAAGTCAAGGTATGCACAGTGATCGGCTTCCCTCTCGGGGCGTCCACTCCGGCAGTGAAGGCTTTCGAAGCGGCCGACGCGATCGCGAACGGGGCAACGGAAGTGGACATGGTGATCAACATCGGCGCGCTGAAGGACGGGAACAACGAGCTTGTGGAACGCGATATCCGCGGCGTAGTGGAAGCGGCCAAGGGCAAGGCGCTTGTGAAGGTCATCATCGAGACAAGCCTGCTGACGGACGAGGAGATGGTGCGCGCATGCGAGCTCTCCGTCAAGGCCGGAGCCGACTTCGTGAAGACGTCCACCGGCTTCTCGACCGGCGGAGCCACACCGGAGGATGTCGCTCTGATGCGCCGTACGGTAGGCGAAGGGACGGGGGTCAAGGCATCCGGCGGCGTGCGCAGCCGCGAAGACATGCTGAAGATGGTGGAAGCGGGTGCGACCCGGATCGGCGCAAGCTCCGGAGTCAAGATCATGGAAGGCGGCCAATCGGCTTCTTCTTATTAA
- a CDS encoding sugar-binding transcriptional regulator, with protein MDNEKQRLSIEAARLYYLSDYGQQDIAVRLGVSRPTVSRLLQYAKDQGYVRITIVDPLEDLDAMGDRLKLKFGLDTVHVCYSPLNEYTEIQKNISKKAAEYIQETVQDSDIIGVTWGTTMHAVALQLQPKSVRGVEVVQLKGGVSHSHVNTYAAEIVNLFAEAFHTMPRYLPLPVIFDNTEVKRMVEEDRHIQRIIELGRQANIAVFTVGTVKEDALLFRLGYFNEDEQKLLQRTAAGDICSRFFDAAGELCSREINDRTVGIDLADLRRKEKAILVAGGQRKIDAIRAALIGKYANILITDQFTAQALLGE; from the coding sequence ATGGATAACGAGAAACAGCGTTTAAGCATCGAAGCGGCCAGATTGTATTATTTGTCCGACTATGGGCAGCAGGACATCGCCGTCCGGCTCGGGGTATCCCGGCCGACCGTCTCCCGGCTGCTGCAATATGCCAAAGATCAGGGGTACGTGCGCATTACGATCGTCGATCCGCTGGAGGATCTGGACGCGATGGGGGACCGGCTCAAGCTGAAGTTCGGCCTGGATACGGTGCATGTCTGCTATTCCCCGCTGAACGAGTATACGGAGATCCAGAAGAATATCAGCAAGAAGGCCGCGGAATATATCCAGGAGACCGTGCAGGACTCCGATATCATCGGCGTGACCTGGGGCACGACGATGCATGCGGTCGCCCTTCAGCTGCAGCCGAAGTCGGTGCGGGGGGTGGAGGTCGTCCAGCTCAAAGGAGGCGTCAGCCACTCCCACGTCAATACGTACGCGGCCGAAATCGTCAATCTGTTCGCCGAAGCGTTCCATACGATGCCCCGGTATCTGCCGCTTCCCGTCATCTTCGACAATACGGAGGTGAAGCGGATGGTCGAGGAGGACCGCCATATCCAGCGGATCATTGAACTCGGCCGCCAGGCGAATATCGCCGTCTTCACCGTAGGGACGGTGAAGGAGGATGCCCTGCTGTTCCGGCTCGGCTACTTCAACGAAGACGAGCAGAAGCTGCTCCAGCGTACGGCGGCCGGAGACATTTGTTCCCGCTTCTTCGACGCGGCCGGCGAGCTCTGCTCCCGAGAGATCAACGACCGGACGGTCGGGATCGACCTGGCGGACCTGCGCCGCAAGGAGAAGGCGATCCTCGTCGCCGGCGGGCAGCGCAAGATCGATGCGATCCGGGCCGCCCTCATCGGCAAGTATGCGAATATTCTCATTACCGATCAATTCACCGCCCAAGCGCTACTGGGTGAATAG
- the dnaN gene encoding DNA polymerase III subunit beta codes for MRTVIAQASLHAALQHVMPAAAVSPAIPALSGIRLQADAGGLTLTGSNEVTRLQYHIPSDDPALSVLEEGGAVIPARRFGDLIRYLGEEAVALEAGKEMLQIRTAGTVCRLALAARDASEFREAFDLTDVVRIRISNRDLKRMVKQVSFAAASSEARMVLTGVLCRVDGSRLSLTATDGIRLAFCSSELEDSAGEMGPSAVIPAKSLSTYAQILGDAGFSRISIGTNAVELESGRFRMLSSLLGGAYPSVDGLKPARELTRVTLHTASLLQAVEGASVLSGDQQHLMLLTVSPKQAILSSTSSGTGEMQVTVPWDGPVSGIPAAPLTVSFNGKYMKEMLRSIASDRVQLVLAGPDRPIVLEPVDDRPGAEAYYLLTPIRTPAVLASPTSPA; via the coding sequence ATGCGGACCGTAATTGCCCAAGCTTCACTGCATGCTGCCCTGCAGCATGTAATGCCAGCCGCAGCGGTGAGTCCCGCCATACCGGCGCTCTCCGGAATCCGGCTGCAGGCCGATGCTGGAGGCCTGACCCTGACGGGTTCCAACGAGGTCACCAGACTGCAGTATCATATCCCGTCGGATGACCCAGCCTTATCCGTGTTAGAGGAGGGTGGAGCCGTAATCCCCGCCCGCCGGTTTGGGGATCTTATCCGGTACCTTGGGGAGGAGGCGGTTGCGCTGGAGGCGGGCAAAGAGATGCTGCAGATCCGCACCGCCGGGACTGTCTGCCGCCTGGCCTTGGCTGCCCGGGATGCTTCGGAGTTCCGGGAAGCCTTCGATCTGACGGACGTTGTCCGGATTCGAATTTCCAACCGGGATTTGAAGAGGATGGTGAAGCAGGTGAGCTTCGCGGCCGCTTCGTCCGAGGCCCGGATGGTGCTTACAGGGGTCCTGTGCAGAGTCGATGGAAGCAGGCTCAGTCTTACGGCGACCGATGGTATCCGGCTGGCTTTCTGCAGCAGTGAACTGGAGGACTCGGCCGGGGAGATGGGTCCTTCGGCCGTGATTCCGGCGAAATCTCTCAGCACCTATGCCCAGATCCTCGGAGATGCCGGTTTCAGCCGGATCTCAATCGGAACCAACGCGGTGGAGCTGGAATCGGGCCGCTTCCGTATGCTGTCTTCCCTGCTTGGAGGCGCTTATCCTTCCGTGGACGGACTGAAGCCGGCACGGGAGCTTACAAGGGTCACGCTGCACACAGCCTCGCTTCTGCAAGCTGTGGAGGGGGCGTCTGTGCTCTCGGGAGACCAGCAGCATCTCATGCTGCTTACCGTCAGCCCGAAGCAGGCCATACTGTCTTCCACCAGTTCAGGAACCGGTGAGATGCAGGTGACCGTTCCGTGGGACGGACCCGTGTCCGGCATCCCTGCAGCGCCGCTCACGGTTTCCTTTAATGGGAAATATATGAAGGAGATGCTGAGGAGTATCGCCAGCGACCGTGTCCAGCTCGTGCTCGCGGGGCCGGACCGACCGATCGTCCTTGAACCGGTGGACGACAGGCCGGGGGCGGAGGCCTATTACCTGCTGACCCCCATCCGGACGCCGGCAGTACTAGCCTCCCCGACCTCGCCAGCTTGA
- a CDS encoding lipoate--protein ligase has protein sequence MLFIDNRGGTDPALNLALEEYALRHLPAENDYLLFYMNEPSIIIGKNQNTAEEVNREYVEEKGIHVVRRLSGGGAVYHDLGNLNFSFITRDDGTSFHNYRKFTEPVIRALHELGVEAELSGRNDIQVGERKISGNAQFATRGRMFTHGTLLFDSHMENVVSALKVNPLKIQSKGVKSVRSRVANISEFLREPMTIAAFRAHLLRSIFGGAEPTEYKLSEEQWEGVRRLAEERYRSWDWNYGRSPAFNLHKAARLSAGTFDVRLDVEEGRIRGAAIYGDFFGVGDAKEVEAKLIGVRYDSAALKAVLEGIDLQYYFGPVSREEFLDLLL, from the coding sequence ATGCTGTTTATCGATAACCGCGGCGGGACGGATCCCGCACTGAATCTGGCTTTGGAGGAATACGCGCTGCGCCATCTTCCGGCGGAGAACGATTACCTGCTTTTTTACATGAACGAGCCTTCGATCATCATCGGCAAAAACCAGAACACGGCCGAGGAGGTCAACCGCGAATATGTGGAGGAAAAAGGTATCCATGTCGTGCGGCGTCTGTCCGGCGGCGGTGCCGTATATCATGACCTTGGCAACCTGAACTTCAGCTTCATCACCCGCGACGACGGGACGTCGTTCCACAATTACCGCAAGTTCACCGAACCTGTGATCCGGGCGCTGCATGAGCTCGGGGTGGAAGCGGAGCTCAGCGGGCGCAACGACATTCAGGTCGGCGAACGCAAGATCTCGGGCAACGCCCAGTTCGCGACCCGCGGACGCATGTTCACCCACGGGACTCTGCTGTTCGATTCGCACATGGAGAATGTGGTCTCGGCCCTCAAGGTCAATCCGCTCAAAATCCAGTCCAAGGGCGTCAAATCGGTACGCAGCCGGGTGGCGAATATCTCGGAATTCCTCAGGGAGCCGATGACGATCGCTGCATTCCGGGCGCACCTGCTCCGGTCCATCTTCGGCGGGGCCGAGCCCACGGAGTACAAGCTCTCCGAGGAGCAGTGGGAGGGCGTGCGCCGTCTGGCGGAGGAACGCTACCGGAGCTGGGACTGGAACTACGGCCGGTCGCCGGCCTTCAATCTGCATAAGGCCGCCCGCCTGTCCGCAGGCACGTTCGACGTGCGGCTGGATGTGGAGGAAGGCCGCATCCGCGGCGCCGCGATCTACGGCGACTTCTTCGGCGTCGGCGACGCCAAGGAAGTGGAGGCGAAGCTGATCGGCGTACGGTATGACAGCGCGGCCCTGAAGGCTGTGCTCGAGGGCATCGATCTGCAGTATTACTTCGGCCCGGTGAGCCGGGAGGAGTTTCTCGACCTGCTGCTGTAA